The DNA sequence GAACTCCTAATATTTTTTCAGATTTCAAAAAATTTGAAGCAATAATAGCTTCTTCTATATCCATAGTATATTTCCCTCCTATTGGTAAAATAGAAAGTTTTAATTTTCCAAAATAAGGAATAAGTTTCATTTCATACATAACAGATGTATCTCCTGATAAATATAGATTTCCTTCATCTGTATGTAAAAGGAAACCTCCTGGATTTCCTCCATAAGTACCATCGTTAAAAACACTAGAATGAGTAGCCCAAGTATATTTTAATTTTCCAAAAGGAAATGAGACAAAAGAACCATAGTTGATTCCATATGTTTTTATTCCTTTTTTGTAAAAGAAATTAGATATTTCATAATTAGAAATAACTAAAATATCATGAAAATTACGTGAAAATAATTCTACATCGGATACATGATCGTAATGTGCATGAGTTAATAAAATATAATCTATTTTTGGAAAAAATTTTAAAAAATTTATATTGTTATAAATAGGATTTCCAGAAAAAAAAGGGTCTATCAATAAATATTTTTCATGTATTTCTAATATACATGTACTATGAGAAAAAAAGGTAATTTTCATATAATAATTTTTTTTTAATTTAAAAAACAAATTCCTATACTAAATCCATATAAAAAAATAAGTATCACTAATTTTTTCAATTCTAAATCAAATATTTTATTTTCTTTTATAAAAATTATATTTCGAACATGCAATATCAAAAAGATAAAAATAAAAATAAAAAAAAAACATTGGCAAACAGTTTTTTTATTCAAAAAAATAAAATATCCTCCTAAAAATATTGATATTAATATAATAAATGTATGATATAATTTAGCATATTCTATCCCCAACCATACAGGTATAGTATATTTTTTGTTTTCACGGTCATTATCCAAATCTCTCATATTATTTAGATTCAAAACTCCTACGTTTAAAAAACCTATAGATAAAGAAAGAAAAAATATATCCATAGATAAAATATGTGTATACAAAAAATAACTTCCTTCCACTGAAAGAATTCCAAAAAAAATCATAACAAATAAATCTCCCATTCCTGTTATATATCCATATGGACGAGATCCAATAGAATATCTTATTGAACTATATATACATACTAGAATTCCTAAAAAATAAATAAAAAAAATTAAAATATTTTTCCATAAAATAGTCTGAAAAAGCAAAAAAAGACCAGAGAAAAAAGATAATACAGAAAATATAAAAATAGCTTTTTTCATTTCTGATAAAGAAATTAAACCACATTGAATTGTTCTTTTAGGACCTATTCGTCTAAAATTATCTACTCCTGTTATACTATCTCCATAATCATTTGCAAAATTTGCTAAAATTTGTAATAATAAAGCAGTAGTAATACTTAGAATATAAGTAATTATACTTACGTTTTTTCTAGATTGAGAAATAAAAAAACTCAAAGTTATTCCAGAAAGAGATAAAGGTAAAGTATGAATACGAGCTGCACTAATCCAATATTTTAATTTCATAAAAATTTCGTAAATTTTTTAAAATTTGGAGTTCTTTTTTCTAAAAAGGCTTTTTTTCCTTCTTGAGATTCTTCCATTAAATAAAACATTAAAGTAGCGTCTCCTGTTAATTGCATTAAACCATGTTGTCCATCCAATTCAGCATTTAAACTTCGTTTTATCATTCTTAAAGACATTGGACTTCTTTTCTGTATAATTTTACACCATTCTATAGTTTTTTTTTCCAATTCCTTTTTCTTTACTACTTTATTGATCAATCCCATTTCTAAAGCTTCTTTAGCTGTATATTCTTTACATAAAAACCACATTTCTCGTGTTTTTTTTTGTCCAATATGACGAGCTAAATATGAACATCCAAATCCACCATCAAAAGAGCCAACTTTTGGACCTACTTGACTAAAAATAGCATTATCAGAGGCTATTGTCAAATCACAAACAACATGTAAAACATGCCCTCCTCCTATTGCATATCCATTAACCATAGCTATAACCGGTTTAGGAATTTCTCTTATTTTTTTATAAAAATCTAAAATATTTAATCTTGGAATTCCATCTTTACCTAAATATCCACCCATTCCTCTTGTAGTTTGGTCGCCTCCAGAACAAAAAGATTTTTCTCCAGATCCAGTTATAATTAATACATCTATATCATTTCTATTTCCACATATATCTATAGCATCTATCATTTCATTAACTGTTTCTACACGAAATGCATTATGACACCATGGTCTATTAATCTCTATTTTAGAAATACCTTCTCCAAAAAAAAATAAAATATCTTCATATTTTTTAACAGATATCCAATTTATACTAGAATTCATAATAAAAAAATTAAAAATTGATGTTTATTTTTATTATACAAAATAACAAAAAAATATATTTTCATGTTATGTACCAAAATATATTATTTATATCTACAGGAGTTTTAATAAGTATTATAGAAATGATTTTTTTCATAAAATTTATGAAAAAATGGTTTTCGGAAATACAATTTATTCCATTAAAAAAATTTCAGTATCTTTTAACTGAAGCTCCTACTGAATTTTTTATAGTTTTAATTTTTTCTTATGCTTCTAGTGCATTATTAGGAAGTATGATAACTGCTTTCTTTATAAAAAATGCGAAAAAAGCTTATGCTATATTAACTGGATTTATTTTATTTATCATTACATTATTTCATATGTTTTTTTATCCATTTCCATTATGGTTTAAAATAATAATACATCCTATTCTTTTAATTTTTTCATGTATAGGAGGAAATATTATAGAATTTTTACAAAGAAAAAAATGGATAAATTAATAAATAAATAAATCCAGACATATATCCTATTAAAGCAATCCAACTTATTTTTTTTAAATACCAAAAAAAATCTATTTTTTCCATACTCATAGCCGATACACCAGAAGCAGATCCTATAAGAAGAAGGCTTCCTCCTGTTCCAGAAACATAAGCAATAAAATGCCATAAATCATGATTTATGGGATAAGAAAACATATTTATAGTAGCGGCTACTAAAGGAACATTATCTATAATAGAAGAAATTAATCCAAATAAAAAAATTGTAATTTTCCATGTAAAAACAGTTTCATTAATCCAATGAGATAAACTATATAATTTTCCTATAGATTCTAATGAAGAAACAGAAAGTAAAATACCAAAAAAAAATAAGATACTAGATATATCTACTTTTTTAAGTATTTCATCTAAAATAGATTGATCTCTATATTTCTTAGAAACTATAAAAAGCATAATTCCTAAAGAAAACATTATTCCCATATACGGAGGAATTCCAATTATAGTTTTAAAAAATGGAACAAGCAACATTAAAAATAAACCTAACTTTAACATAAAAAAACCTCTACTTAGATAATATTTTGATATATCATTTTTTTTTATTTGAATATTTCCATTAAAAATAGGCATATAAGATGCTATTAAAGTAGAAATAAACATACATAATACAGATGGAATGAATAATTTTTTTATAAGAGAAGTTGTAGTTACTTTATTAGAAATCCATAACATAGTTGTTGTTATATCTCCAATTGGAGACCAAACTCCTCCTGCATTAGCAGATATAATAACTAAACCTAAATAATATAAACGATTTTTGTAATTAGAAATCGTTTTTTTCAAAATGGAAATTAAAACCATAGTAGCTGTAAGATTGTCTATTATAGCAGATAATAAAAAAGAAACTATACTTATAATCCATAAAAATTTTCGTTTTGTATTCGTGAAAATTAATTCTTTAATAGCTTCAAATCCAGAATATCTTTCAATAATAGCAATAATAGACATAGCTCCAATAAGAAAAAAAACAATTTCAGATACTTTTCCTAGATGAAATAATAATAAATATTTAGAATCTTTTTTTAAAATTAAATGTTTTCCTAATTCATATTCATATACAGGAATATCTAAGAATATAATTAAAGACCAACAAATAACGGCCATCAAAATAGATGGAATAACTTTATTTACAGAAATATAATTTTCAATAGTAATCAATAGATATCCAAAGATAAAAATTAAGATTATCATTGATTTTATATTTCCCTATTATTCTATATTGATGAATATTTAACTCCATTTTGAATAAAATGAATATTTTCCAAGTGTATTTTCAATACGTAATAATTGATTATATTTTGAAATTCGTTCGGAACGACATAAAGAACCTGTTTTAATTTGTTCAATATTAAATGCAACAGAAAGATCTGCTATAAAAGAATCTTCAGTATCTCCAGAACGATGAGAAATAATACTTTTATATTTATTTTTTTTAGCTATATTAATTGTTTCAATTGTTTCTGTTAAAGTTCCTACTTGATTAAGTTTAATTAAAATAGAATTTGCAATTTTTTCTTTTACTCCTTTATTTAATCTTTTTGCTTGTGTAACAAAAATATCA is a window from the Blattabacterium cuenoti STAT genome containing:
- a CDS encoding metal-dependent hydrolase, translating into MKITFFSHSTCILEIHEKYLLIDPFFSGNPIYNNINFLKFFPKIDYILLTHAHYDHVSDVELFSRNFHDILVISNYEISNFFYKKGIKTYGINYGSFVSFPFGKLKYTWATHSSVFNDGTYGGNPGGFLLHTDEGNLYLSGDTSVMYEMKLIPYFGKLKLSILPIGGKYTMDIEEAIIASNFLKSEKILGVHYDTFEDIQIDQEKAKKKFFEKGKELILLEKGKTICV
- the menA gene encoding 1,4-dihydroxy-2-naphthoate octaprenyltransferase — encoded protein: MKLKYWISAARIHTLPLSLSGITLSFFISQSRKNVSIITYILSITTALLLQILANFANDYGDSITGVDNFRRIGPKRTIQCGLISLSEMKKAIFIFSVLSFFSGLFLLFQTILWKNILIFFIYFLGILVCIYSSIRYSIGSRPYGYITGMGDLFVMIFFGILSVEGSYFLYTHILSMDIFFLSLSIGFLNVGVLNLNNMRDLDNDRENKKYTIPVWLGIEYAKLYHTFIILISIFLGGYFIFLNKKTVCQCFFFIFIFIFLILHVRNIIFIKENKIFDLELKKLVILIFLYGFSIGICFLN
- the menB gene encoding 1,4-dihydroxy-2-naphthoyl-CoA synthase, whose product is MNSSINWISVKKYEDILFFFGEGISKIEINRPWCHNAFRVETVNEMIDAIDICGNRNDIDVLIITGSGEKSFCSGGDQTTRGMGGYLGKDGIPRLNILDFYKKIREIPKPVIAMVNGYAIGGGHVLHVVCDLTIASDNAIFSQVGPKVGSFDGGFGCSYLARHIGQKKTREMWFLCKEYTAKEALEMGLINKVVKKKELEKKTIEWCKIIQKRSPMSLRMIKRSLNAELDGQHGLMQLTGDATLMFYLMEESQEGKKAFLEKRTPNFKKFTKFL
- a CDS encoding SLC13 family permease, whose protein sequence is MIILIFIFGYLLITIENYISVNKVIPSILMAVICWSLIIFLDIPVYEYELGKHLILKKDSKYLLLFHLGKVSEIVFFLIGAMSIIAIIERYSGFEAIKELIFTNTKRKFLWIISIVSFLLSAIIDNLTATMVLISILKKTISNYKNRLYYLGLVIISANAGGVWSPIGDITTTMLWISNKVTTTSLIKKLFIPSVLCMFISTLIASYMPIFNGNIQIKKNDISKYYLSRGFFMLKLGLFLMLLVPFFKTIIGIPPYMGIMFSLGIMLFIVSKKYRDQSILDEILKKVDISSILFFFGILLSVSSLESIGKLYSLSHWINETVFTWKITIFLFGLISSIIDNVPLVAATINMFSYPINHDLWHFIAYVSGTGGSLLLIGSASGVSAMSMEKIDFFWYLKKISWIALIGYMSGFIYLLIYPFFSL